The genomic DNA ACTTACTCCATCGCCAACGGCATCGCCTTCGGTTTCATCGCCTGGACCGCCATCAAGCTGCTTTCGGGCCGCTACCGTGAGCTGAACCCGGCCCTGGTGATTCTGTCGATTCTGTTCGTGATCAAGCTGGGCTGGTTCAACGCATGACTTTTGACGCCGCAAGCTACACCGCACAACTGCAAGACAAGGTCACGCGCCTGCGTGACCTGCTGGCACCGTTCGACGCACCGGAACCGCAGGTTTTCGATTCGCCGCTGCAGAATTTCCGCCTGCGCGCGGAATTCCGCCTGTGGCGCGAAGGCGGCGAGCGCCACTACGCGATGTTTTCCCAGGACGACAAGCGCACACCGATCCTGATCGAAGAATTCCCGATTGCCAGCCAGCGTATTAACCAGTTGATGCCGCAACTCAAGGCCGCCTGGCAAGCCAGCGCGGCGCTGAGCCACAAGTTGTTCCAGGTGGAATTCCTCACCACGCTGGCCGGCGACGCGATGATTACCCTGTGCTATCACCGCCCGCTGGACGAGCATTGGCACACCGCCGCGAACAAACTGGCCGCCGACTTGAACGTGAGCATCATCGGCCGCTCCAAGGGCAAACGCGATGTGATCGGCCACGATTATGTGGTGGAAAAACTCGATGTCGGCGGCCGTACCTTCAGCTACCGCCAACCCGAAGGTGCATTCACCCAGCCCAACGGCACCGTGAACCGGAAAATGCTCAACTGGGCTTATGAAGCCCTGGGTGACCGCCCGGATGATTTGCTGGAGCTGTATTGCGGCAACGGCAATTTCACCCTGCCTTTGGCGACACGCGTGCGCAAAGTGCTGGCCACCGAGATCAGTAAGACGTCCGTCAATGCGGCCCTGAGCAACCTCGATGAAAACGCCGTGGATAACGTCACCCTGGTGCGCCTGTCTGCCGAGGAACTCACCGAGGCGCTGAACGAAGTGCGCCCGTTCCGTCGCTTGCACGGCATCGACCTGAAAAGCTACGAATTCGGCAGCGTGTTCGTCGACCCGCCGCGCGCCGGCATGGACCCGGACACCTGCGAGCTGACCCGACGCTTCGACAATATCCTCTACATCTCCTGCAACCCGGAGACGCTGGCGGCGAATATTGCGCAACTGCATGACACCCACCGCATCACACAGTGTGCGATGTTTGACCAGTTTCCGTGGACCCACCACATGGAATCCGGGGTGTTGCTGACCCGCCGCTAACCCCCCTCGGGCTTTTTGCGTGGCCGCCCGCCTTTCTTGCCATTGGCACGGGCGGCGGCCGATTTGGCGGCACTGCTTTTACGCCCATTGCGCGAAGCCACCATGCTGGCGGCCAGGTCCATCAGAGGCGGGCTGGTAGACACCAGCCCGGTGATCGACACATGCAGGTCCCGTGGTTCACAGCACAGCGCCTTGCCGCCAAACCCGACTTCCAGTTGCTCAAAGTCCTCACTGGAAAACCCTTCGAACTCCGCAAGCCCGGCCACCGGCAACAGGATGCGGCTACCGTCACTGAAACCGATGCAAATGCAGCCATCTGCATGGCTGACGGAACTGGCGCTGGCGTACAAGCGTTTCAACTTGCGCCCACGCACCAGAGCCTTATCGACATCGGCCTCGGTGAGCGGTACATCGGGATAGACCTTGGCTTTCACGACTGTCATAACTCAATCTCCACGGGATCCGGCACCCTGACCAGATTCAATATTGTTCGCGGCCCTGCCACATCGTGCCGGGCACTGGCGATGACAGAGACACCTCGCCGGATCACCAGACCCGGTATCACTTCAGCGGCTTCCCAGTCCCAGGAATGGTTGTCCAGGCAGACCGTTTGCAGGTTGTTCCACCAGATCCTGCGTGCCCGCGCCAGATAATGCGGTTGCAGCAGCGCCCGACGAATGCCTTCAAGAACGGCGACCGGTGGCCGGCGCCGTTCCGGGTCCACGTCCCACAATTCCACGCGCCCGTCCAGGAAGCTGAAACGAAAGCGCGCGTCCCAGCCCTTTCCCCTGACATGCACATGAGGTGGGCAATGTTCGTCCCTGAGAAACACCGCAATTACATATCCTTTGTAAGTACCTACTCTCATCGTAACCCATCCGTTAGGTTATTTTCCCTCAGGTAACACTTTTCCGGGTGCCACCCGACAACCGGCTCCTGCCACGGGTTGCTGTTTTGCAGATTAGTCACGGCGAAAAAACCGGCGAACGCCGGGTTGTAACCGCCTGTTCCCTTGGCGAGAAATATCCCGCCAGGGCTTGGAAACCCTGCTCATTCGGCAACCTCGCGTAATACTTCGGTCAGCAAGTAGGCCTGCCGTGCGCCCATGGCCGATGATTAAGGGTTCGATAATCGAACACATCCGCTGCGATCAATTGACCAAACTAACCATCCAGTACATTTTATCCACACAACCAATAATAAGTGTGGAGATACCCCCAATGCCGCCCATCGTGCTGGTG from Pseudomonas tolaasii NCPPB 2192 includes the following:
- the trmA gene encoding tRNA (uridine(54)-C5)-methyltransferase TrmA, which produces MTFDAASYTAQLQDKVTRLRDLLAPFDAPEPQVFDSPLQNFRLRAEFRLWREGGERHYAMFSQDDKRTPILIEEFPIASQRINQLMPQLKAAWQASAALSHKLFQVEFLTTLAGDAMITLCYHRPLDEHWHTAANKLAADLNVSIIGRSKGKRDVIGHDYVVEKLDVGGRTFSYRQPEGAFTQPNGTVNRKMLNWAYEALGDRPDDLLELYCGNGNFTLPLATRVRKVLATEISKTSVNAALSNLDENAVDNVTLVRLSAEELTEALNEVRPFRRLHGIDLKSYEFGSVFVDPPRAGMDPDTCELTRRFDNILYISCNPETLAANIAQLHDTHRITQCAMFDQFPWTHHMESGVLLTRR
- a CDS encoding DUF2442 domain-containing protein produces the protein MTVVKAKVYPDVPLTEADVDKALVRGRKLKRLYASASSVSHADGCICIGFSDGSRILLPVAGLAEFEGFSSEDFEQLEVGFGGKALCCEPRDLHVSITGLVSTSPPLMDLAASMVASRNGRKSSAAKSAAARANGKKGGRPRKKPEGG
- a CDS encoding DUF4160 domain-containing protein, whose translation is MRVGTYKGYVIAVFLRDEHCPPHVHVRGKGWDARFRFSFLDGRVELWDVDPERRRPPVAVLEGIRRALLQPHYLARARRIWWNNLQTVCLDNHSWDWEAAEVIPGLVIRRGVSVIASARHDVAGPRTILNLVRVPDPVEIEL